The genomic stretch GAAATATACAGAGTATGGGTATCAAAACAGAGGGTAGCGAGGAACAGAATCAGGCCCCTAAAAATGCAGCTGCAAGTGAGGGGAATGATCAGGTTCATGGCGGTGAAAATGCAAGTAAGAAAAATTCAAGTGGAGACCCAATCGTAAAAGATACGAAGTTTGTATCCCTGTCAGCGCCGAGTGAAAGAGAGCCATTCGTAAACAGGTCTGCAAACGCAGGAACTGCAGATCAGGGAGAGGCAGAGCTGATTCCTGCTCGCTCAGCAGCTGTGCCGCCTGGGCCTGAACTGGCGCGGCGCGTAACAAACCTGCTGCAGGAACTGCAGGCAGCGCCGCAAATCCAGCTGGCCGGTGAGAACTCGGCCAGCAAAGCTGCTGCGGTGCCAGGCACGCCGCAGCAGGGGCAGGGTGCTGATGTACAGCCAGCACCCGGGCACACGCCTGCCGCCGCGAGTGATGACTCGTGGGTGGGGCGTGTGCTGAAGCTGCTCGGTGCGGAGCACGAGCAGCAGACCCTGCGCGGGACATTGCCTTCTCCCGCGCAGAGTGGGGTGGCCGCAGCAGAGCAAGCGGACACACTGAAGGGCCTGCTGCTGCAAGCAGAGGCAAGTGTAGAACTTCCGCCGGCTGTGAAAGAGACGGCTGGGCAGCTTGTACACTTGCTTACAGGGCATCAGCTGCTAATGAATACGGACCGGACAGCTCCTTTTGCCCAGATGAATTGGTTCATCCCGCTAACAGGAGCAGACGGACAGTTGACGGCAAATGTACAAATCGAGTCTCGGCGCGGGCCCAGAGGCGAACTGGATGCATCCCATTGTCGGATTTGGTTTGATCTGAATATGAAGCAGCTTGGCCCCACATTAATAGACATGCAGGTGGTTGGTAAAGTGATCAGCCTGCATATTCGTACAGATAATGAGCTTTCCGCTCGTATTTTTGAAGAAGGACATGATCAGATTGGATCACTCCTCGAGAACACAGGGTACCAACTGTCCGTATTTCGTTCAGAAGTAGCAACCAGAGAATCCTTTACGAGCGGTAACGAATCAGGACCCCCACCAAAACATCTGCTAGATACCTATGTACCTGACTCTTATAAAGGGGTGGATCTGCGAATATGAAAGAGGACACCTCGCAAAAACAAGAACAGAAAAAGGCAGTAGCTTTAAAATATACACCGGGAGAAGCAGAAGCGCCGATCGTCGTGGCTAAAGGCAACGGGACTTTGGCAGATTCGATACTAGAAAAAGCAAAAGAACATGGGGTACCGATTCAGGAAGATGCAGCTTTAGTCGAAGTTCTCTCCAAGCTTGATTTGGATACCCAAATCCCTCCTGAACTCTATCAGCTGGTTGCCGAAGTGCTGACATTTGTCTACCAGACTGAACAAAAAGCAAAAAATATACTCATCCCGAGTAGAGAGGAATTGCGATGAATAACGGACAAGTTCCTAATGGAGCAAACTTTCGCAGTGAAGTACCCAAAGATACACGGAAAGCCAAAGGAAAAGCGGGAGAAGAAGCGGCAGCTAGGTTTTTAATAGAGGCAGGTTACCGAATCGTGGAAACCAACTGGAGATGCCGAAGCGGTGAGATTGATATTATCGCTGTACTTGAGGATATGTATATTTTTGTGGAAGTTCGAAGTCGAACCGGTTCGCATCAGTATGGAACGGCTCTTGAGTCTGTGAATCATCGTAAAATAAATCAGGTGCGGCAGACTGCCGCCGTGTATCTTCAAGATCGCCATCTTGGCAATAGACAGATACGCTTTGATGTGATGGGTGTTTTACT from Paenibacillus polygoni encodes the following:
- a CDS encoding EscU/YscU/HrcU family type III secretion system export apparatus switch protein, which codes for MKEDTSQKQEQKKAVALKYTPGEAEAPIVVAKGNGTLADSILEKAKEHGVPIQEDAALVEVLSKLDLDTQIPPELYQLVAEVLTFVYQTEQKAKNILIPSREELR
- a CDS encoding YraN family protein, which translates into the protein MNNGQVPNGANFRSEVPKDTRKAKGKAGEEAAARFLIEAGYRIVETNWRCRSGEIDIIAVLEDMYIFVEVRSRTGSHQYGTALESVNHRKINQVRQTAAVYLQDRHLGNRQIRFDVMGVLLPTVNWSEGPIEIKHIENAF